A window from Sphingobacterium hotanense encodes these proteins:
- a CDS encoding glycoside hydrolase family 88/105 protein — MKKNLIISACMIGLLSLSASAQTFTTKKKVLAQMRTANSYFMKKWPDPHKRIVTNKERAANIWTRGVYYEGLMALYSMDPQKAYYDYAVTWGEKHDWKPVRGEVYTRHADNQNCGMTYIDLYRLDPKPERIAAIKENIDSIIRSDKYTDWTWIDAIQMAMPIFVKLGVTYKDSKYFDAMYKMYHHIKYVEGGRGLYNPEDKIWWRDKDFLPPYKEPNGEDCYWSRGNGWVLAALALVLKELPKSDPHYAEYKQDFIDLATAVAPLQRKDGFWNVSLHDPNHYGGKEASGTALFVYGMTWGVNEGILDKSTFLPTIEKGWMAISKESIQPNGFLSYVQSTGKEPKDGQPVLKHKMPDFEDYGLGCVLLAGTEIHRLLEK, encoded by the coding sequence ATGAAGAAGAACTTGATTATTAGCGCTTGTATGATAGGCTTATTGAGCCTGAGCGCCAGTGCACAAACCTTTACAACAAAGAAAAAAGTATTAGCGCAAATGCGTACCGCGAATAGCTATTTCATGAAGAAATGGCCAGACCCGCATAAGCGAATTGTCACCAATAAAGAGCGTGCAGCAAATATCTGGACGCGTGGTGTTTATTACGAAGGATTAATGGCGTTGTATAGCATGGATCCTCAAAAAGCATATTACGATTATGCGGTGACTTGGGGCGAAAAACATGATTGGAAACCTGTGAGAGGCGAAGTATATACAAGACATGCTGATAACCAGAATTGCGGCATGACCTATATCGATCTTTATCGCCTAGATCCAAAGCCTGAGCGGATTGCCGCGATTAAGGAAAATATTGACTCCATAATACGTAGTGATAAATATACTGATTGGACCTGGATAGATGCTATTCAAATGGCGATGCCGATTTTCGTCAAACTTGGGGTGACCTATAAAGACAGCAAATATTTCGACGCCATGTACAAAATGTATCATCACATTAAGTACGTAGAGGGAGGTAGGGGTTTATATAATCCAGAAGATAAAATCTGGTGGCGTGATAAGGACTTTCTGCCCCCTTATAAAGAACCGAATGGGGAGGACTGCTATTGGTCTCGAGGAAACGGATGGGTGTTGGCGGCATTGGCTTTAGTTCTGAAAGAGCTACCAAAATCAGACCCGCATTATGCCGAATACAAGCAAGATTTTATTGATTTGGCAACTGCAGTTGCTCCGTTGCAGCGAAAAGATGGCTTTTGGAATGTGAGTCTCCATGATCCAAATCATTATGGGGGCAAAGAGGCTAGTGGTACAGCACTCTTTGTTTATGGAATGACTTGGGGAGTAAATGAGGGAATATTAGATAAAAGCACATTCCTTCCTACCATTGAAAAAGGTTGGATGGCTATTAGCAAGGAGTCTATTCAGCCCAATGGTTTCTTGAGCTATGTACAATCGACCGGTAAAGAACCAAAAGATGGACAACCCGTCTTGAAACATAAAATGCCAGATTTCGAAGATTACGGTTTAGGCTGCGTCCTATTAGCTGGAACCGAAATACATCGACTTCTAGAGAAATAA
- a CDS encoding SusC/RagA family TonB-linked outer membrane protein, producing MKYKSTNQRLSKFLGLSLMFLMLLFSTAYAQQSTLQGHILDDQNNPIQGASVQVKGKQASAQTDATGKFEIAAQTGDVLQISYVGFESREYTVASTANIRIQLTSDEQNLDEVVVIGYGTSRKKDLTGAVGSIKGTEIQQIPVTTAAQAITGKIAGVNVVTQSGAPGAGVNILVRGGTSITGSTSPLYVVDGFVMDDALTKIDIQDIENIDILKDASATAIYGARGANGVVLISTKSGAAGRTSLDYNGYASFEGLSKKLDLLSVEDYVKYQYEFQTLGGNQRAYAQMYGGDPAAPDFASTAYQRIHSDYANRAGIDWQDEVFGGQAVLQNHNLNLSGGNEKTKFMVSYNHTGQDGILAKSGFKRNSVRAKVDHQLNKAIQLNFSSMLQDAQTEGGGSLGGMLKMSILQPATGGVRFTDEELLYSDIAEELQAINSQYDVYNPIIMNDALNRLRAARLANVNAGVSIKFLQDFTFRSSGTYQWEQTRNDFWDDGRTMNARNNRGPYGSIRNAEGYEWQWTNTVSWLKDLGKHHLNLLAGHEVRYEESQGLGHSYYEFPESNFGLKDVSLAGRTERGESDASRYGLVSGFFRAIYNFDDRFLVTGTVRSDGVSTFNTGNKWGAFPSASAAWNIHNESFMKDQTFINQLKLRVGYGTTGNDRIGSTRYATLYGSTVVAMDNSVLVGVKPSGTLGNPSLRWEKTQTTNLALDAIFFNNRLMFTADVYQNESKNLLLEANIPTSTGYSKQFQNVAALQNRGVELSLSSVNIKKDDFQWRSSLNMTFNRSKVTSLFGSAGTDRMITSYESRVSFLTEVGGPVSTFYGYRYDGVYTTDDFDQQADGSYKLKDGVASLKGKNRASIKPGDVKYLPTAGQTDANGNPVWSADDRTEIGRAEPKFFGGLNNEFAYKSFDLSIFLNFAYGHQVFNMNTQRFMGPYLPNQNSMGIMNNRFTLIDPNTGLETKDLNRLAELNPNQADERQIWSLNSPNNIAISDPIDYYLEDASFLRINNITLGYTLPKTLTQQAKIQRLRVYLTLNNIHTFTNYSGYDPEVAASGSLLTRGVDNSAYPRTKSVVAGLNLSF from the coding sequence ATGAAATATAAGTCGACCAATCAAAGACTGTCCAAGTTCCTGGGCTTGTCTTTGATGTTCCTCATGTTGCTGTTCTCGACTGCGTATGCGCAGCAGAGTACCTTGCAGGGACATATCTTGGATGATCAGAACAACCCCATACAGGGGGCGAGCGTTCAGGTGAAAGGAAAGCAAGCTAGTGCGCAAACTGATGCTACAGGTAAATTTGAAATAGCGGCCCAAACCGGAGATGTTCTACAGATTTCTTATGTAGGATTTGAATCTAGGGAATATACCGTTGCCTCAACCGCAAACATTCGGATTCAACTTACCTCTGATGAACAGAACCTCGACGAGGTCGTGGTCATTGGTTATGGAACGAGTCGTAAAAAAGACTTAACAGGTGCCGTGGGTTCGATTAAAGGTACGGAAATACAGCAAATACCTGTGACAACGGCAGCCCAGGCGATTACCGGAAAGATTGCTGGGGTGAACGTGGTCACACAAAGTGGTGCACCTGGTGCAGGGGTGAATATCCTTGTTCGTGGTGGTACATCGATTACAGGTTCTACCTCGCCGCTTTATGTCGTCGACGGCTTTGTTATGGATGACGCTCTAACAAAAATCGATATACAAGATATCGAGAATATCGATATCCTCAAGGATGCGTCGGCAACAGCAATCTATGGTGCCCGCGGTGCAAATGGAGTGGTCTTAATCAGCACAAAGTCTGGTGCTGCCGGCCGTACTTCGCTGGATTATAACGGTTATGCAAGTTTTGAAGGTCTGAGCAAAAAGCTGGATCTGCTATCTGTGGAAGACTATGTCAAATATCAATATGAATTTCAGACCTTGGGGGGGAATCAACGCGCCTACGCACAGATGTATGGTGGCGACCCTGCAGCCCCGGATTTTGCATCGACAGCATATCAACGCATTCACAGTGACTATGCAAACCGTGCTGGCATCGACTGGCAGGATGAGGTCTTTGGCGGTCAAGCCGTATTGCAGAACCACAACCTCAATTTGTCTGGCGGAAATGAGAAAACCAAGTTTATGGTTTCTTACAATCATACTGGGCAGGACGGTATTCTTGCAAAATCTGGCTTCAAACGGAATAGCGTAAGAGCGAAGGTAGACCATCAATTGAATAAAGCTATTCAATTGAATTTCAGCTCTATGTTACAAGATGCACAGACCGAAGGCGGTGGTTCTTTAGGAGGGATGTTGAAGATGTCAATCTTACAACCAGCAACCGGTGGTGTCCGTTTTACCGATGAAGAACTTCTTTACTCTGACATCGCAGAGGAATTGCAGGCTATAAACTCGCAATATGACGTTTATAACCCTATTATTATGAATGATGCATTGAATCGCTTGAGAGCGGCGCGCTTAGCGAATGTAAATGCTGGTGTGAGCATTAAATTCTTGCAAGACTTCACTTTCCGTAGCTCAGGAACTTATCAATGGGAACAAACAAGAAATGATTTCTGGGATGACGGACGAACAATGAATGCTCGTAATAATCGCGGACCGTATGGCTCCATCCGCAATGCGGAAGGTTATGAATGGCAGTGGACAAATACGGTGTCCTGGTTAAAAGATTTAGGCAAGCATCATTTGAACCTATTGGCAGGTCATGAAGTTCGTTATGAGGAAAGCCAAGGATTGGGTCATAGCTATTACGAATTCCCGGAAAGCAACTTTGGATTAAAAGATGTCAGTTTAGCGGGACGCACCGAGCGTGGCGAGTCTGACGCAAGTCGCTATGGTCTAGTGTCCGGCTTCTTCCGCGCAATCTATAATTTCGATGATCGATTCCTAGTCACTGGTACAGTGCGCTCAGATGGAGTTTCAACTTTCAATACAGGGAACAAATGGGGAGCATTTCCCTCGGCATCTGCCGCATGGAACATACACAACGAAAGTTTTATGAAAGATCAAACATTCATCAATCAGTTAAAACTGAGAGTAGGATACGGTACGACAGGTAATGATCGCATTGGCAGTACGCGCTATGCAACTCTCTACGGATCTACGGTCGTTGCAATGGATAATTCCGTGTTGGTAGGTGTTAAACCATCTGGCACCTTGGGAAATCCCAGTTTACGATGGGAGAAGACCCAAACAACAAACCTAGCTTTAGATGCAATTTTCTTCAACAACCGTTTGATGTTCACGGCTGATGTCTATCAGAACGAATCAAAAAACCTGTTACTGGAAGCCAATATTCCAACTTCGACAGGCTACAGTAAGCAATTTCAAAACGTCGCAGCATTGCAGAACCGAGGTGTCGAATTGAGTTTATCCAGCGTCAATATCAAGAAAGATGACTTTCAATGGAGAAGCAGCCTCAACATGACGTTCAACCGTTCCAAAGTAACCAGTTTATTCGGAAGCGCCGGAACGGATCGTATGATTACTTCTTATGAATCTAGAGTTAGTTTCTTGACGGAGGTTGGAGGACCTGTTAGCACATTCTACGGATATCGTTATGACGGCGTATATACCACCGACGATTTCGATCAACAAGCCGATGGTTCGTATAAACTGAAAGACGGTGTTGCCTCATTAAAAGGAAAGAACCGAGCGAGCATCAAACCGGGAGATGTTAAGTATCTACCTACTGCTGGTCAAACCGATGCTAACGGCAATCCAGTTTGGTCAGCAGATGATCGTACAGAAATCGGAAGGGCAGAGCCTAAATTCTTTGGCGGATTAAATAATGAGTTCGCTTATAAAAGTTTCGATTTAAGTATTTTCTTGAATTTTGCCTATGGGCACCAAGTGTTCAATATGAATACCCAACGTTTTATGGGGCCATATTTGCCGAACCAAAATTCTATGGGTATCATGAACAATCGATTCACACTGATCGACCCAAATACAGGATTGGAAACGAAAGATTTAAATCGCCTAGCAGAATTGAATCCAAATCAGGCCGACGAAAGACAGATTTGGAGCTTAAACTCGCCGAACAATATTGCGATTTCCGATCCTATAGATTATTATCTGGAAGACGCGTCCTTTTTGCGTATAAATAACATTACGCTAGGATACACGCTGCCAAAAACTTTAACTCAACAAGCCAAGATTCAACGCCTTCGTGTGTATCTAACGCTGAATAACATCCATACGTTCACCAATTATTCGGGATATGACCCCGAAGTTGCTGCTAGCGGATCCTTGCTGACCCGTGGCGTCGATAACTCGGCTTATCCGAGAACAAAGAGTGTGGTTGCGGGATTGAATCTATCATTCTAA
- a CDS encoding RagB/SusD family nutrient uptake outer membrane protein, which produces MKKISIILGLAIALSSSSCKDFLELPSEKDFDSSTIFEDPGKVEMAILGAYTSTFNAELFYQFGMGTDECISTEGETNSKNQVSNYVYSPAIAPNSTYSAMYAGVEQANVLIKNIPLMSVSDEATKKKLDGILGEAYAIRASNMLNVVRYFGDAPYPTIPVVDMPNFSSSRVSRDTIIDGCVDDLQKAISLLPWKGESGLPVERISKNAAYGLLARVALYGAGYSLRWDLNSYAASSVKLAKRTDANRIQELYTIARDACKAIVDRGENTLVSYESIFRDLVNGRYNNESMYEYGQKTADRNELRLGYTNGIFAHTNSFYNKSQPAMAAFPTYYFEFAEGDTRRDVTIANYSLSADSLHQMNTYASNSIGKFRVNWKGDVGVSAAQRDINWIHLRYADVLLMYAEAENELANGPTPVAKEMYEKVRLRAFNQDRSKIGQTPSDYQSFLDAIIQERKLELGFEGWRRTDLIRWGVLTEKLTAAKMDLMDLANHSGKYASVPRFRAYLKTAAKVFNDPAVALAFEGFVTEPDAAKKADLAAKKYTLLDMYSANSAFYANALTANATWVQNIFRGLEKNKVELLPLSTATMDANPGLQGQQHPLY; this is translated from the coding sequence ATGAAAAAAATATCCATCATATTAGGACTTGCGATTGCTCTTAGTAGTAGTTCTTGTAAGGATTTCCTGGAATTGCCATCAGAAAAGGACTTCGATAGCTCAACGATTTTTGAAGATCCAGGGAAGGTCGAAATGGCCATATTAGGAGCCTATACCAGTACTTTCAATGCCGAATTATTTTATCAATTCGGAATGGGTACTGACGAATGTATTTCAACAGAGGGCGAGACAAACTCAAAGAATCAAGTGTCGAATTATGTATATAGTCCGGCTATCGCGCCCAACTCCACTTATAGTGCGATGTACGCAGGCGTTGAGCAAGCGAATGTATTGATCAAAAATATCCCTTTGATGTCGGTATCAGATGAAGCGACAAAAAAGAAATTAGACGGCATCCTCGGTGAAGCGTACGCCATTCGCGCGAGCAATATGCTCAATGTCGTTCGATATTTTGGCGACGCCCCTTACCCGACGATCCCTGTGGTAGATATGCCGAACTTTTCATCGTCGCGTGTTAGCCGCGATACCATTATTGACGGCTGTGTTGATGATTTGCAGAAGGCGATTAGCCTCTTGCCTTGGAAAGGGGAGTCTGGTCTGCCTGTAGAGCGTATTTCTAAGAATGCTGCATATGGGTTGTTGGCTAGGGTTGCTCTTTATGGGGCTGGATATTCCTTGCGTTGGGACTTGAACTCCTATGCGGCTTCTTCAGTGAAATTAGCAAAACGCACGGATGCGAATCGCATCCAAGAACTTTACACTATAGCGCGAGATGCTTGTAAAGCTATTGTCGATCGTGGCGAAAATACGCTGGTTAGCTACGAGAGCATTTTCAGAGATTTAGTAAACGGAAGATACAATAATGAGAGTATGTATGAATACGGGCAAAAGACTGCCGATAGGAACGAGCTGCGATTAGGTTATACCAATGGCATCTTCGCACATACCAATTCATTCTATAACAAATCGCAGCCAGCCATGGCGGCATTTCCGACTTATTATTTTGAGTTTGCTGAAGGCGATACCCGCCGAGATGTAACGATTGCGAATTATTCCTTAAGTGCTGATAGCTTGCACCAAATGAATACCTATGCAAGCAATAGCATTGGCAAATTTCGTGTAAACTGGAAGGGAGATGTTGGTGTTTCGGCAGCACAACGCGATATCAACTGGATACACTTACGTTATGCAGATGTCCTGCTGATGTATGCGGAAGCGGAAAATGAATTAGCAAATGGTCCAACGCCGGTTGCGAAAGAGATGTATGAAAAAGTACGCTTGCGAGCATTCAATCAGGATCGCAGCAAGATAGGGCAGACGCCATCCGATTACCAATCTTTCTTGGATGCTATTATTCAGGAGCGCAAACTCGAATTGGGATTCGAAGGATGGAGACGAACCGATCTGATTCGCTGGGGCGTGCTGACGGAAAAACTTACGGCTGCGAAAATGGACTTAATGGATCTTGCAAACCACAGCGGCAAGTACGCGTCGGTACCTAGATTCCGCGCTTATTTAAAAACTGCAGCTAAAGTCTTCAACGATCCGGCGGTTGCTTTAGCTTTCGAAGGATTTGTGACGGAGCCCGATGCAGCAAAAAAGGCAGACCTTGCGGCAAAGAAATATACGCTGCTTGATATGTATAGCGCCAATTCAGCATTTTACGCTAATGCATTAACGGCAAATGCTACTTGGGTACAAAATATATTCAGAGGGTTAGAAAAGAATAAAGTAGAACTGTTGCCGTTGAGTACTGCGACCATGGATGCAAATCCAGGATTGCAAGGACAACAGCATCCGCTGTACTAA